Part of the Phragmites australis chromosome 23, lpPhrAust1.1, whole genome shotgun sequence genome is shown below.
AGAGCTGTAGATCCAAGACACTATCATGGAATCGTTTTGATCCCAGTCAGCCTCCTGGGTCGAATTTGGCTTGCCGTCAACATGGTGCATGAGGTTGAAACGGCGGAGAGCAACAAAAAAGAGCTCGCGCCACTTTGAGTAGTTGGAGGGATGGAACTCGAGGTTGAAAGGGATGAGGGACTTGATGTTGATGAGTtggaaggagagagaggcaaGTTTGGGTGGAGC
Proteins encoded:
- the LOC133906012 gene encoding uncharacterized protein LOC133906012, translating into MGGAPPKLASLSFQLINIKSLIPFNLEFHPSNYSKWRELFFVALRRFNLMHHVDGKPNSTQEADWDQNDSMIVSWIYSSISDEVLGHILTPGTSTQALWSAIESLYRDNKQARILSLETELHNTSQGDMAIMAYCQRMKSIVDSLSDLG